A single Mixta calida DNA region contains:
- the cysM gene encoding cysteine synthase CysM, with protein MTTLENTIGNTPLITLQRLTPANGSEIWLKLEGNNPAGSVKDRAALSMIQRAEQRGEISPGDLLIEATSGNTGIALAMIAAMKGYRLKLLMPDNMSQERQAAMRAYGAELVLVSREQGMEGARDLAQAMAARGEGKVLDQFNNPDNPLGHYATTGPEIWRQSHGRLTHFVSSMGTTGTITGVGRYLKEQNPQVQIIGLQPQEGSSIPGIRRWPAAYMPGIYQPELIDRIVDMAQQEAEETMRQLARREGIFCGVSSGGAVAGAIRIATENPGSVVVAIICDRGDRYLSTGVY; from the coding sequence GTGACCACTCTGGAAAACACCATCGGCAATACGCCGTTGATTACATTACAGCGCCTGACGCCCGCCAACGGCAGCGAGATCTGGCTGAAGCTGGAGGGTAATAATCCCGCCGGTTCAGTGAAAGATCGCGCTGCGCTGTCGATGATCCAGCGCGCCGAACAGCGCGGCGAAATCAGCCCCGGCGATCTGCTGATTGAAGCGACCAGCGGCAATACCGGCATTGCGCTGGCGATGATCGCCGCAATGAAGGGATATCGCCTGAAGCTGCTGATGCCGGATAATATGAGCCAGGAGCGTCAGGCGGCGATGCGCGCCTACGGCGCCGAGCTGGTGCTGGTCAGCCGCGAGCAGGGCATGGAAGGGGCGCGCGATCTGGCCCAGGCGATGGCGGCGCGCGGCGAAGGCAAGGTGCTGGATCAGTTCAACAACCCGGACAACCCGCTGGGCCACTACGCCACTACCGGCCCGGAGATCTGGCGTCAAAGCCACGGGCGCCTCACCCATTTCGTTTCCAGCATGGGCACCACCGGCACCATTACCGGCGTCGGTCGCTATCTGAAAGAACAAAACCCGCAGGTGCAGATTATCGGGCTACAGCCGCAGGAGGGCAGCAGCATACCTGGCATTCGCCGCTGGCCCGCCGCCTATATGCCGGGCATCTACCAGCCTGAGCTGATCGATCGCATTGTGGATATGGCGCAGCAGGAGGCCGAAGAGACCATGCGGCAGCTGGCGCGGCGTGAAGGCATCTTCTGCGGCGTCAGCTCCGGCGGCGCGGTGGCGGGCGCCATTCGCATCGCCACGGAAAATCCGGGCAGCGTGGTGGTCGCTATTATCTGCGACCGCGGCGACCGCTACCTTTCCACCGGCGTCTATTAA
- the cysA gene encoding sulfate/thiosulfate ABC transporter ATP-binding protein CysA yields the protein MSIEINQINKSFGRTRVLNDISLDIPSGQMVALLGPSGSGKTTLLRIIAGLEHQNSGHLRFHDKDVTRLHARDRQVGFVFQHYALFRHMTVFDNIAFGLTVLPKRERPSTQAIKQKVTQLLEMVQLGHLANRYPAQLSGGQKQRVALARALAVEPQILLLDEPFGALDAQVRKELRRWLRQLHEELKFTSVFVTHDQEEAMEVADRVVVMSQGNIEQVGTPDEVWREPASRFVLEFLGEVNRFDAEVHGSQFHVGAHHWPLGYTPAGQGAVELFLRPWEIDVSRQSSLETPLPVQILELSPRGHFWQLVVQPLGWQAEPFSLVFDGEQTAPLRGERLYVGLQQARLYQGNTPLRAVAFAESA from the coding sequence ATGAGCATTGAGATTAATCAGATCAACAAGTCTTTTGGCCGTACGCGCGTGCTTAACGACATCTCACTGGATATTCCTTCTGGTCAGATGGTAGCGTTGCTGGGGCCGTCCGGCTCCGGTAAAACCACGCTGCTGCGTATTATCGCCGGGCTGGAGCATCAGAACAGCGGACATCTGCGTTTCCATGACAAAGATGTCACCCGACTGCACGCGCGTGACCGTCAGGTCGGTTTTGTTTTCCAGCATTATGCGCTGTTCCGCCATATGACGGTCTTCGACAATATCGCTTTCGGGCTGACGGTACTGCCTAAGCGCGAACGTCCTTCAACCCAGGCGATCAAACAGAAGGTGACGCAGCTGCTGGAAATGGTGCAGCTGGGCCATTTGGCGAACCGCTATCCGGCCCAGCTTTCCGGCGGCCAGAAGCAGCGCGTGGCGCTGGCGCGCGCGCTGGCCGTGGAACCCCAGATTTTGCTGCTGGATGAGCCCTTCGGCGCGCTCGATGCGCAGGTGCGTAAAGAGCTGCGCCGCTGGCTGCGTCAGCTGCATGAAGAACTGAAATTCACCAGCGTTTTCGTTACCCACGATCAGGAAGAGGCGATGGAAGTGGCCGATCGGGTGGTGGTGATGAGCCAGGGCAATATCGAGCAGGTGGGCACGCCGGATGAAGTGTGGCGCGAACCGGCCAGTCGCTTTGTGCTGGAGTTCCTGGGCGAAGTCAACCGCTTCGATGCTGAAGTTCACGGCTCCCAGTTCCATGTCGGCGCGCACCACTGGCCGCTGGGCTATACGCCAGCCGGGCAGGGCGCAGTAGAACTCTTTCTGCGTCCGTGGGAGATCGACGTCAGCCGCCAGAGCAGCCTGGAAACTCCGCTGCCGGTGCAGATCCTGGAACTGAGCCCGCGCGGTCACTTCTGGCAGCTGGTGGTGCAGCCGCTCGGCTGGCAGGCGGAACCCTTCAGCCTGGTGTTCGACGGCGAGCAAACGGCCCCGCTGCGCGGCGAGCGACTTTACGTTGGGCTACAACAGGCGCGGCTTTATCAGGGCAATACCCCGCTGCGCGCGGTTGCCTTTGCCGAAAGCGCCTGA
- the cysW gene encoding sulfate/thiosulfate ABC transporter permease CysW, which produces MADVTQLNGVARQRINWGKWLLIALGVLISFLLLVVPLIAIFTEALAQGVVAALSNLTDPDMLHAIWLTVLVALITVPVNLVFGTLLAWLVTRFTFPGRQLLLTLFDIPFAVSPVVAGLIYLLFWGVNGPIGGWLDAHSIQLMFSWPGIVMATIFVTCPFVVRELVPVMLSQGSQEDEAAVLLGASGWQMFRRVTLPNIRWALLYGVVLTNARAIGEFGAVSVVSGSIRGETYTLPLQVELLHQDYNTVGAFTAAALLTLMAIVTLFLKSALQWRLENQQKRLQQEGNHEH; this is translated from the coding sequence ATGGCTGACGTTACACAATTGAACGGCGTGGCGCGCCAGCGTATCAACTGGGGCAAATGGCTGCTGATCGCGCTTGGCGTGCTGATCTCGTTTCTGCTGCTGGTAGTGCCGCTGATCGCGATTTTCACCGAGGCGCTGGCGCAGGGCGTGGTCGCCGCACTGAGCAACCTGACCGATCCCGATATGCTGCACGCTATCTGGCTGACGGTGCTGGTGGCGCTGATTACCGTGCCGGTTAATCTGGTGTTCGGTACGCTGCTCGCCTGGCTGGTGACGCGTTTTACCTTCCCCGGACGCCAGCTGCTGCTGACACTGTTCGATATCCCGTTTGCGGTGTCGCCGGTGGTGGCGGGCCTGATTTATCTGCTGTTCTGGGGCGTTAACGGTCCCATCGGCGGCTGGCTTGACGCGCACAGCATTCAGCTGATGTTCTCGTGGCCCGGCATTGTGATGGCGACCATCTTCGTGACCTGCCCATTTGTGGTGCGCGAACTGGTGCCGGTGATGCTCAGCCAGGGCAGCCAGGAAGACGAAGCGGCGGTGCTGCTGGGCGCGTCGGGCTGGCAAATGTTTCGCCGCGTCACGCTGCCCAACATCCGCTGGGCGCTGCTCTACGGCGTGGTGCTGACTAACGCGCGCGCCATCGGCGAATTTGGCGCGGTCTCGGTGGTGTCGGGATCGATTCGCGGCGAGACCTATACGCTGCCGCTGCAGGTTGAATTACTGCATCAGGACTACAACACCGTCGGCGCTTTTACCGCTGCCGCGCTGCTGACCCTGATGGCGATAGTGACACTGTTTCTGAAAAGCGCGCTGCAATGGCGGTTAGAGAACCAGCAGAAGCGTTTACAGCAGGAGGGAAATCATGAGCATTGA
- the cysT gene encoding sulfate/thiosulfate ABC transporter permease CysT produces MFLASSKRVLPGFGISLGSSLFFTCLILLLPLSALLMQLSQMSLAQYWEVITNPQVVAAYKVTLLSAGVASIFNALFGMLMAWILTRYRFPGRSLLDGLMDLPFALPTAVAGLTLAGLFSVNGWYGQWLAQFDIKVSYTWLGIAVAMAFTSIPFVVRTVQPVLEELGPEYEEAAQTLGATPWQSFRRVVLPEVAPALLAGTALSFTRSLGEFGAVIFIAGNIAWKTEVTSLMIFIRLQEFDYPAASAIASVILAASLLLLFAINTLQSRFGRRLGGH; encoded by the coding sequence ATGTTCTTAGCAAGTAGTAAGCGCGTACTTCCGGGATTCGGCATCAGCCTCGGCAGCAGCCTGTTCTTTACCTGTCTGATCCTGCTGCTGCCGCTGAGCGCCCTGCTGATGCAGCTGTCGCAAATGTCGCTCGCGCAGTACTGGGAAGTGATTACTAACCCGCAGGTGGTAGCGGCCTATAAGGTGACACTGCTCTCGGCGGGCGTGGCGTCAATCTTCAATGCGCTGTTCGGCATGCTGATGGCCTGGATTTTGACGCGCTATCGTTTCCCCGGCCGTAGCCTGCTCGACGGGCTGATGGACCTGCCGTTCGCGCTGCCGACGGCGGTGGCGGGCCTGACGCTGGCGGGGCTGTTTTCGGTCAACGGCTGGTACGGTCAGTGGCTGGCGCAGTTCGATATCAAAGTTTCTTATACCTGGCTGGGCATCGCCGTGGCGATGGCCTTTACCAGCATCCCGTTTGTGGTGCGCACCGTCCAGCCGGTGCTGGAAGAGCTGGGACCTGAGTATGAAGAGGCGGCGCAAACCCTCGGCGCGACGCCGTGGCAAAGCTTTCGTCGCGTGGTGCTGCCGGAAGTGGCGCCAGCGCTGCTGGCGGGCACCGCGCTCTCTTTTACTCGCAGTCTGGGCGAGTTCGGCGCGGTGATCTTTATCGCCGGCAATATCGCCTGGAAGACGGAAGTGACCTCGTTGATGATTTTTATTCGCCTGCAGGAGTTCGACTATCCGGCCGCCAGCGCCATCGCGTCGGTGATCCTCGCCGCCTCGCTGCTGCTGCTGTTCGCGATTAACACGTTGCAGAGCCGCTTTGGTCGTCGTTTGGGAGGTCACTAA
- the cysP gene encoding thiosulfate ABC transporter substrate-binding protein CysP — protein sequence MRFPIANKFLSGAALSLLLAASAQATELLNSSYDVSRELFTALNAPFVQQWDAAHPNDKLTIRQSHAGSSKQALAILQGLKADVVTYNQVTDVQILHDRGKLLPADWQTRLPNHSSPFYSTMAFLVRKGNPKQIHSWNDLVRSDVKLIFPNPKTSGNGRYTWLAAWGAAEQANQGDRAKTEQFMTQFVKNVEVFDTGGRGATTTFVDRGLGDVLISFESEVNAIRQQYADQGYEVIVPDVDILAEFPVAWLDKNVTKNQTTEAAKAYLNYLYTPPAQKIMMQFYYRVNNPQLMAQAKFPQTNLFRVEDRFGGWEKAMKTHFASGGELDKLLAAGRG from the coding sequence ATGAGATTTCCAATAGCGAATAAATTTCTCAGTGGCGCGGCGCTCTCCTTGCTGCTGGCCGCCAGCGCACAGGCGACCGAGCTGTTGAACAGCTCTTATGACGTGTCGCGCGAACTCTTTACGGCGCTGAACGCTCCCTTTGTCCAGCAGTGGGATGCCGCGCACCCGAACGACAAGCTCACTATCCGTCAGTCTCACGCGGGTTCCTCAAAGCAGGCGCTGGCCATTTTGCAGGGACTGAAGGCGGATGTGGTGACCTATAACCAGGTGACCGACGTCCAGATCCTGCACGACCGCGGCAAGCTGCTGCCTGCTGACTGGCAGACGCGCCTGCCGAATCACAGCTCACCTTTTTACTCCACCATGGCGTTTCTGGTGCGCAAAGGCAATCCGAAGCAGATCCATAGCTGGAACGACCTGGTGCGCAGCGACGTGAAGTTGATTTTCCCGAATCCGAAAACCTCCGGCAACGGACGCTATACGTGGCTGGCGGCCTGGGGCGCAGCGGAACAGGCCAATCAGGGCGATCGCGCCAAAACCGAACAGTTTATGACGCAGTTTGTAAAAAACGTCGAAGTATTTGATACCGGCGGTCGCGGCGCCACCACCACCTTTGTCGATCGCGGGCTGGGCGACGTGCTGATCAGCTTCGAGTCGGAAGTGAACGCCATTCGTCAGCAGTATGCGGATCAGGGCTACGAGGTGATCGTGCCTGACGTCGATATTCTGGCGGAATTTCCGGTCGCCTGGCTGGATAAAAATGTGACGAAGAATCAGACCACGGAGGCGGCGAAAGCCTATCTCAACTATCTCTATACGCCGCCGGCGCAAAAAATCATGATGCAATTTTACTATCGGGTGAATAACCCGCAGCTGATGGCGCAGGCGAAGTTTCCGCAAACCAACCTGTTTCGCGTAGAGGATCGCTTTGGCGGCTGGGAAAAGGCGATGAAGACCCATTTCGCCAGCGGCGGCGAGCTGGATAAGCTGTTAGCGGCGGGGCGTGGTTAA
- a CDS encoding Dyp-type peroxidase, with protein sequence MSQHQSGILIEHSRFAIWLEAGVQGDLNAVRQGVKTFHQQLTQLQQRYPDAGLGAVVAFGNALWRDLQPPQSAPELKDFQPLGKNMAPATQRDLLVHIQSQRHDVNFTLAQAALAAFGPAVRIDEETHGFRWTEDRDLSGFVDGTENPQGEQRQQVAIIANGVDAGGSYVFTQRWEHNLAQLQRLPVEKQEQMIGRTKFDNEELEGDARPDTSHVSRVDLKENGQGLKILRQSLPYGTASGTNGLYFIAYCATLYNIEQQLLSMFGERDGKFDAMLRFTKPVSGALWFAPSVDTLLAL encoded by the coding sequence ATGTCTCAACATCAGAGCGGCATCCTTATCGAGCACAGCCGCTTTGCCATCTGGCTGGAAGCCGGAGTTCAGGGCGACCTGAATGCGGTGCGCCAGGGCGTCAAAACCTTCCATCAACAGTTAACGCAGCTGCAACAGCGCTATCCCGACGCGGGACTGGGCGCCGTTGTCGCCTTCGGCAATGCGCTGTGGCGCGATTTGCAGCCGCCGCAGAGCGCGCCGGAACTGAAAGATTTTCAGCCGCTGGGGAAAAATATGGCGCCAGCCACCCAGCGCGATCTGCTGGTGCATATTCAGTCCCAGCGGCACGATGTGAATTTTACCCTGGCGCAGGCGGCGCTGGCGGCTTTTGGCCCGGCGGTGCGCATCGATGAAGAGACGCATGGTTTCCGCTGGACGGAAGATCGCGATCTATCCGGCTTCGTCGATGGCACCGAAAACCCGCAGGGCGAGCAGCGTCAGCAGGTGGCGATTATCGCTAACGGCGTCGACGCCGGGGGCAGCTATGTCTTTACCCAGCGCTGGGAGCATAACCTGGCGCAGCTGCAACGCCTGCCCGTGGAAAAGCAGGAACAGATGATAGGACGCACCAAGTTTGACAACGAGGAGCTGGAGGGCGACGCGCGTCCTGATACGTCGCACGTCAGCCGGGTCGATTTAAAAGAGAACGGGCAGGGGCTGAAGATCCTGCGTCAGAGCCTGCCTTACGGCACCGCCAGCGGCACTAACGGGCTCTATTTCATCGCCTACTGCGCGACGCTCTATAATATCGAGCAGCAGTTGCTGAGCATGTTCGGCGAGCGCGACGGTAAATTTGACGCTATGCTGCGCTTCACCAAACCGGTCAGCGGCGCTTTATGGTTCGCCCCTTCCGTCGATACGCTGCTGGCACTGTAA